A part of Streptomyces sp. NBC_01210 genomic DNA contains:
- a CDS encoding glycoside hydrolase family 26 protein: MNGCHAGPHKRAYTAVVLVAVALLVAGLGVWAGGVDGTAGNGDDARSPGRDLPRNAASGELPTGSCAPDEKLVAGCGAWWGAYIPYDRNSSLTKPVYAFEKKIGRKLDLVYTYHDMSGGKADGELLTADEQELGKDRLLMLAWESTVWREPHHANYTETQLGWKNIAAGKYDAEIIDPQIRRLKAYGKRVFFSFDQEVDARIKEGAGTPAEFVAAYRHLYDRFRKLGADNAVWVWTVSGYLGSADAMKQLYPGDDYVDWIGMDQYNYFGCHDTTDWNDFDESQRPTYDWLLENISAKKPLMMAEFATAPDPADPDRQRGWYSAIPEAIRAMPKVKAMVHWNRATSVEAKCDLTVNEGPALEGYRKAGGDRYFKQTVPSR, from the coding sequence ATGAACGGGTGCCACGCGGGGCCTCACAAGAGGGCGTACACCGCCGTCGTCCTGGTCGCGGTGGCGCTGCTCGTCGCCGGGCTCGGCGTCTGGGCCGGCGGGGTCGACGGTACGGCGGGGAACGGGGACGACGCCCGCTCGCCGGGCCGGGATCTGCCCCGCAACGCGGCGTCCGGCGAGCTGCCCACCGGGTCCTGCGCACCGGACGAGAAGCTGGTCGCAGGGTGCGGGGCCTGGTGGGGCGCGTACATCCCGTACGACCGGAACAGCTCCCTCACGAAACCGGTGTACGCGTTCGAGAAGAAGATCGGCCGCAAGCTCGATCTCGTCTACACGTACCACGACATGTCGGGCGGAAAGGCCGACGGTGAACTGCTCACCGCCGACGAGCAGGAGCTCGGCAAGGACCGCCTGCTGATGCTGGCCTGGGAGTCCACGGTGTGGAGGGAACCGCACCACGCCAACTACACGGAGACCCAGCTCGGCTGGAAGAACATCGCCGCCGGGAAGTACGACGCCGAGATCATCGACCCGCAGATCCGCCGCCTCAAGGCGTACGGCAAGCGGGTCTTCTTCTCCTTCGACCAGGAGGTCGACGCCCGTATCAAGGAGGGCGCGGGCACCCCGGCCGAGTTTGTCGCCGCCTACCGGCATCTGTACGACCGGTTCCGGAAGCTGGGCGCCGACAACGCCGTCTGGGTGTGGACGGTCTCCGGCTATCTGGGCAGCGCCGATGCCATGAAACAGCTCTATCCGGGCGACGACTACGTCGACTGGATCGGCATGGACCAGTACAACTACTTCGGCTGCCACGACACCACCGACTGGAACGACTTCGACGAGAGCCAGCGGCCCACCTACGACTGGCTGCTGGAGAACATCTCCGCGAAGAAACCGCTGATGATGGCTGAGTTCGCCACCGCGCCCGACCCGGCGGACCCGGACCGGCAGCGCGGCTGGTACTCGGCCATTCCCGAGGCCATCAGGGCCATGCCGAAGGTGAAGGCGATGGTCCACTGGAACCGGGCGACCTCCGTCGAGGCGAAATGCGATCTCACCGTCAACGAGGGCCCGGCGCTGGAGGGTTACCGGAAGGCGGGCGGCGACCGCTACTTCAAGCAGACGGTTCCGAGCCGCTGA
- a CDS encoding lipopolysaccharide biosynthesis protein: MSDTTRLRKPSDAVPSAEPAAPDVSEADGSRADVSPADGSAVSAAPSGDSMFRNAYALMLSTGVSAALGLGFWLVAARYYTKESVGEGSAAIAAMRLLASITATTMIGAVVRYVPRAGRATGPLVWRAYAASSLVVCLASVAFLFTLDLWGPSYAPLGGLTAGVLFTASCVAWALLTLQDGVLTGLRKAVWVPVGNAVFSIGKLLLLAVFATAMPVLGIFVSWAAAIGLSVLPLGWLIFRRLIPRQVAADRDREPPSLREIRRFLAGDSVGSLFSLAMINLLPVMVAIHFDAAHNAYFYIAYTVGGTMEFMAINMASSLTAHASHNPETLAAGVRGALRRMSVLLVPVVLFLVVLAPQILAPFGHTYAEHGTTVLRLLAAAALPRVAVELYIGVLRVQGRTGVLAALQGAMCALVLGSAALLLGPVGIPGAGLAMLLSMTLMAAVSVPGLRAALSGREPKPSRLGRLLHRGREKEIDYGTNWARKAAERRERADREEQEFDSDWARRTAYLRGGHDTATPALGIPVYVPEPADERPSAPGGDEVRLTGWLWLWLGLAAGLFWIPLSRAEDLGRSRLSGGELLDALPPVTLTAGILLVVVYCAAVALQRPRLALTGAALLVTVAALHTAPLLLGIRPEPADGSWAEALADFLAEAAGLDSPAGVLSVLPAALQALCLALAAVTLRAAGAGERVTAGAVWVLAVAGWAAQDTVAAAALPVFAGFTGLYAVAAAGAAVRRRRTGRRAVSGSEPSA, from the coding sequence GTGTCTGACACCACCCGGCTGCGCAAGCCGTCCGATGCCGTGCCGTCGGCCGAGCCGGCCGCCCCCGACGTGTCCGAGGCGGACGGGTCCCGGGCGGACGTGTCCCCGGCAGACGGCTCGGCGGTGAGCGCGGCCCCCAGCGGCGACTCGATGTTCCGCAACGCCTACGCCCTGATGCTCTCCACCGGCGTCTCCGCCGCGCTGGGCCTCGGCTTCTGGCTGGTGGCCGCCCGCTACTACACCAAGGAGTCGGTCGGCGAGGGCTCGGCCGCGATCGCCGCGATGCGGCTGCTGGCCTCCATCACCGCGACGACCATGATCGGCGCGGTGGTGCGGTACGTGCCACGGGCCGGTCGGGCCACCGGCCCCCTGGTGTGGCGGGCGTACGCCGCCAGCTCGCTGGTGGTGTGCCTCGCCTCCGTGGCGTTCTTGTTCACGCTCGACCTCTGGGGGCCTTCGTACGCGCCTCTCGGCGGGCTCACGGCGGGTGTGCTCTTCACCGCGTCCTGCGTCGCCTGGGCACTGCTGACCCTCCAGGACGGGGTGCTGACCGGGCTGCGCAAGGCCGTGTGGGTGCCCGTCGGCAACGCCGTCTTCTCCATCGGCAAGCTGCTGCTGCTCGCCGTCTTCGCCACCGCCATGCCCGTCCTGGGCATCTTCGTCTCCTGGGCCGCGGCCATCGGCCTGTCCGTACTGCCGCTGGGCTGGCTGATCTTCCGCAGGCTCATCCCGCGGCAGGTCGCGGCCGACCGCGACCGCGAGCCGCCCAGCCTCCGCGAGATCAGGCGCTTCCTCGCCGGTGACTCGGTCGGTTCGCTGTTCTCGCTGGCGATGATCAATCTGCTGCCGGTGATGGTCGCGATCCACTTCGACGCCGCGCACAACGCGTACTTCTACATCGCGTACACCGTCGGCGGGACGATGGAGTTCATGGCCATCAATATGGCCTCCTCGCTGACCGCCCACGCCTCGCACAACCCGGAGACCCTGGCCGCCGGGGTGCGGGGCGCGCTGCGCCGGATGTCCGTGCTGCTGGTGCCGGTCGTGCTGTTCCTCGTCGTACTCGCCCCGCAGATCCTCGCCCCGTTCGGCCACACCTACGCCGAGCACGGCACCACGGTGCTGCGGCTGCTGGCCGCGGCCGCGCTGCCGCGGGTCGCCGTCGAGCTGTACATCGGAGTGCTGCGCGTCCAGGGGCGTACGGGCGTGCTCGCCGCGCTGCAGGGCGCGATGTGCGCGCTGGTGCTGGGCAGCGCCGCGCTGCTGCTCGGCCCCGTCGGGATCCCTGGCGCGGGCCTGGCGATGCTGCTCTCGATGACGCTGATGGCCGCGGTGTCGGTGCCCGGGCTGCGCGCCGCGCTGTCGGGCCGCGAGCCGAAGCCCTCCCGGCTGGGCCGGCTGCTGCACCGGGGGCGCGAGAAGGAGATCGACTACGGCACGAACTGGGCCAGGAAGGCCGCCGAGCGGCGCGAGCGGGCCGACCGGGAGGAACAGGAGTTCGACTCCGACTGGGCGCGCCGGACCGCTTACCTGCGGGGCGGGCACGACACGGCGACGCCCGCACTCGGCATCCCGGTGTACGTACCCGAGCCCGCGGACGAGCGGCCTTCCGCACCCGGCGGCGACGAGGTCCGGCTGACCGGCTGGCTGTGGCTGTGGCTCGGGCTGGCCGCCGGGCTCTTCTGGATTCCGCTCTCCCGCGCCGAGGACCTCGGCCGCAGCCGGCTGTCCGGCGGCGAGCTGCTCGACGCGCTGCCGCCGGTCACGCTCACCGCGGGCATCCTGCTCGTCGTCGTGTACTGCGCGGCCGTCGCGCTCCAGCGGCCGCGGCTCGCCCTGACCGGCGCGGCCCTGCTGGTGACGGTCGCCGCGCTGCACACCGCGCCGCTGCTGCTCGGCATCCGGCCGGAGCCGGCCGACGGCTCGTGGGCCGAAGCGCTCGCGGACTTCCTCGCCGAGGCGGCGGGCCTGGACAGCCCGGCCGGTGTCCTGAGCGTGCTGCCCGCCGCGCTCCAGGCGCTCTGCCTCGCGCTCGCAGCGGTGACGCTGCGTGCGGCGGGCGCGGGCGAGCGGGTCACGGCGGGCGCGGTGTGGGTGCTGGCGGTGGCCGGGTGGGCGGCCCAGGACACGGTGGCGGCTGCCGCGCTGCCGGTGTTCGCCGGATTCACCGGGCTGTACGCGGTCGCGGCGGCCGGTGCGGCGGTACGCCGCCGCCGCACCGGCCGGCGCGCTGTCAGCGGCTCGGAACCGTCTGCTTGA
- a CDS encoding aspartate/glutamate racemase family protein codes for MKTIGLIGGMSWESSAEYYRLLNELVRERLGGLHSAKCVLHSVDFAEIEELQVAGEWERAGEILAEAARGLQAAGADLLLICTNTMHKVAGQVEAAVSVPLLHLADATAGAVRAQGIGRVGLLGTAFTMEQDFYRDRLAGHGLEVLTPDTQGRALVHRVIYEELCLGVVREESRAAYQEVIGRLVAAGAEGVVLGCTEIELLIGEKDSPVPVFPTTRLHAEAAVDAALGEG; via the coding sequence ATGAAGACCATCGGGCTGATCGGCGGCATGAGCTGGGAATCCAGCGCTGAGTACTACCGGCTTCTCAACGAGCTCGTACGGGAACGGCTCGGCGGGCTGCACTCCGCCAAGTGCGTTCTCCACTCCGTCGACTTCGCCGAGATCGAGGAGCTCCAGGTCGCGGGGGAGTGGGAGCGCGCCGGTGAGATCCTCGCCGAGGCCGCACGGGGGCTCCAGGCCGCGGGCGCGGATCTGCTGCTGATCTGTACGAACACCATGCACAAGGTCGCGGGGCAGGTGGAGGCCGCTGTCTCCGTGCCGCTGCTGCATCTCGCGGACGCCACCGCCGGTGCCGTACGCGCGCAGGGGATCGGCCGGGTCGGGCTGCTCGGCACGGCTTTCACCATGGAGCAGGACTTCTACCGGGACCGGCTGGCCGGACACGGGCTCGAGGTACTCACGCCCGACACGCAAGGGCGTGCCCTGGTGCACCGGGTGATCTACGAGGAGCTGTGCCTCGGAGTCGTACGGGAGGAGTCCCGAGCCGCCTACCAGGAGGTCATCGGCCGGCTTGTCGCCGCCGGGGCGGAAGGTGTCGTACTCGGGTGCACCGAGATCGAGTTGCTCATCGGGGAGAAGGACAGTCCGGTGCCCGTGTTCCCGACGACCCGGCTGCATGCCGAGGCCGCTGTGGACGCCGCTCTGGGCGAGGGCTGA
- a CDS encoding polysaccharide deacetylase family protein has protein sequence MRGAGTTMSRIPVLLYHAVMDEPPDWIAEFTVTPREFGAQLDAIVAGGRTPVTIGALADQLAGRAPVVPRPVVLTFDDGFADLPGPTAEALAARALPATAYLTTGAITPGRRSLLPPAPMMTLSQAPLLEQYGMEVGAHTVTHPQLDTLPPKALHRELRESKAVLEDVLGHQVTHLAYPHGYNSRAVRKAVARAGYASAVAVRHALSSDTDETYRIARLILRRSHTVADIEAWMDGRGAPVAPFPDSLPTVGWRFYRRARAVVKGPVFAG, from the coding sequence ATGAGAGGCGCTGGTACGACGATGTCCCGGATCCCCGTACTGCTCTACCACGCCGTGATGGACGAGCCGCCCGACTGGATCGCCGAATTCACCGTCACACCACGGGAGTTCGGCGCGCAGCTGGACGCGATCGTGGCCGGCGGCCGCACCCCGGTCACCATCGGCGCACTCGCGGACCAGCTCGCGGGCCGTGCCCCGGTCGTCCCCCGGCCCGTCGTCCTCACCTTCGACGACGGCTTCGCCGATCTGCCGGGGCCCACCGCCGAAGCGCTCGCCGCACGCGCACTGCCCGCCACCGCGTATCTCACCACCGGGGCCATCACCCCGGGCCGGCGCAGTCTGCTGCCGCCCGCGCCGATGATGACCCTCTCGCAGGCGCCACTGCTGGAGCAGTACGGAATGGAGGTGGGCGCCCACACCGTCACCCACCCCCAGCTGGACACCCTCCCGCCGAAGGCACTCCACCGTGAACTGCGCGAGTCCAAGGCGGTTCTGGAGGACGTCCTCGGCCATCAGGTGACGCACCTCGCCTATCCGCACGGCTACAACAGCCGTGCCGTGCGCAAGGCCGTCGCCCGCGCGGGCTACGCGTCGGCGGTCGCGGTGCGGCACGCACTGAGCTCGGACACCGACGAGACGTACCGCATCGCCCGTCTCATCCTGCGCCGCAGCCACACCGTCGCGGACATCGAGGCGTGGATGGACGGTCGCGGCGCGCCGGTCGCGCCGTTCCCCGACTCGCTGCCGACGGTCGGGTGGCGGTTCTACCGGCGGGCCCGCGCCGTCGTGAAGGGCCCGGTCTTCGCCGGGTAG
- a CDS encoding GNAT family N-acetyltransferase, with product MGRDRGVELNGVRICVVKPDELGEGEIEAWRELRAKTGAPANPFMEPEFTLTVGRVRPAARVAVLWEDGEPAGFFPYERGPLGHGRAIGLGVSDCQGAVLRAGLTVAPRELLRACGLSVWEFDNLEAGQEMFVPDAAEEFASPVIDIGAGYAAYEEVLRAQSPKFLKTTLAKERRLGRQAGQVRFVFDERDPAALRALMEWKSAQYRRTGRRDRFAQEWINTLVQLLHETRTSGCSGVLSVLYVADRPVAAHFGLRSRTVLSCWFPAYDVEFAKYSPGLILHLRMAESAADEGIGMLDLGRGAAEYKDALRTGELRVHEGSSVRPGAGAALYWLSREPSRRAHSFVRSRPRLAGYAQRALNQVGRLRGN from the coding sequence ATGGGGAGGGACCGGGGGGTCGAGTTGAACGGTGTACGCATTTGTGTCGTGAAACCGGACGAGCTGGGCGAGGGAGAGATCGAGGCCTGGCGGGAGCTGCGTGCCAAGACCGGCGCACCCGCCAATCCGTTCATGGAGCCGGAGTTCACCCTCACCGTCGGCCGTGTGCGGCCCGCGGCCAGGGTGGCGGTGCTGTGGGAGGACGGGGAGCCCGCCGGCTTCTTCCCGTACGAACGAGGGCCACTGGGCCACGGACGCGCGATCGGTCTGGGGGTCTCCGACTGCCAGGGCGCCGTGCTCCGCGCCGGCCTCACCGTCGCGCCCCGTGAGCTGCTGCGCGCCTGCGGGCTGTCGGTGTGGGAGTTCGACAACCTCGAAGCGGGCCAGGAGATGTTCGTGCCCGATGCCGCCGAGGAGTTCGCCTCTCCCGTGATCGACATCGGCGCGGGATACGCGGCGTACGAGGAGGTCCTGCGCGCGCAGTCACCCAAGTTCCTCAAGACCACCCTGGCCAAGGAACGCCGGCTGGGGCGGCAGGCGGGCCAGGTGCGGTTCGTCTTCGACGAGCGCGACCCGGCCGCGCTGCGTGCGCTGATGGAGTGGAAATCCGCGCAGTACCGCAGGACCGGCCGCCGGGACCGCTTCGCTCAGGAGTGGATCAACACCCTGGTCCAGCTGCTGCACGAGACACGCACCTCCGGCTGCTCCGGAGTGCTGTCCGTGCTGTACGTCGCCGACCGGCCCGTCGCCGCGCACTTCGGGCTGCGCTCGCGCACGGTGCTGTCCTGCTGGTTCCCGGCGTACGACGTCGAGTTCGCCAAGTACTCGCCGGGTCTGATCCTGCATCTGCGGATGGCCGAGTCCGCCGCCGACGAGGGCATCGGAATGCTCGACCTGGGGCGCGGGGCCGCGGAGTACAAGGACGCGCTGAGGACCGGTGAGCTGCGGGTCCACGAGGGCTCCTCGGTCCGGCCGGGGGCGGGGGCGGCCCTGTACTGGCTGAGCCGTGAGCCCTCGCGCCGCGCGCACAGCTTTGTACGCAGCCGGCCGCGGCTCGCCGGGTACGCGCAGCGGGCGCTGAACCAGGTCGGCCGGTTGCGGGGCAACTGA
- a CDS encoding DegT/DnrJ/EryC1/StrS family aminotransferase — translation MGRRLGRECLYVPSCRIGLYLALRHWCPPGGRVLMSPVNDDVIFFVVLAAGLRPVQAPLNAEDGSIDTAAVPDAVWRGLSAVITTNLYGNPDPVPELRARCDRLGIPLIEDAAHAIGSEVAGRPVGTFGDASVFSLSKHTGAKTGGFLAVADPALRSTLERARDELLEPARLSAEIAYGLRPYAEAGVRGLRLVRAARATQRLLGLEEREDIRMELRPGELKQAMSTAPALTDFHSWIRVDMHDYRLRPGGLRLRRTERLLTRLDHRLAAHLAGTRRLYATEWALPRPGPVQPLFRVPLLVEDRDAAIAALARHRITVGYLYDPPLDTYAGEVFTDPSPAPARAAWFARHALPIDPLRADQVISVLTELRARPARPPGEAEAAPPSTQGEHGV, via the coding sequence ATGGGCCGCCGCCTGGGCAGGGAATGTCTGTATGTGCCGTCGTGCCGTATCGGGCTCTACCTGGCACTGCGCCACTGGTGCCCGCCCGGCGGGCGGGTGTTGATGTCGCCGGTCAACGACGACGTCATCTTCTTCGTGGTGCTCGCCGCCGGACTGCGTCCCGTACAGGCGCCGCTCAACGCCGAGGACGGGTCCATCGACACGGCCGCCGTCCCCGACGCCGTATGGCGCGGGCTGTCCGCCGTGATCACCACCAATCTGTACGGAAATCCCGATCCGGTCCCCGAACTGCGCGCCCGCTGCGACCGGTTGGGGATCCCGCTCATCGAGGACGCCGCGCACGCGATCGGCAGCGAGGTGGCGGGACGGCCGGTGGGGACCTTCGGTGATGCGTCCGTCTTCAGCCTTTCCAAGCACACCGGGGCCAAGACCGGCGGATTCCTCGCTGTCGCGGATCCGGCGCTGCGGTCGACACTGGAGCGGGCACGGGACGAACTCCTGGAACCCGCACGGCTGTCGGCGGAGATCGCGTACGGCCTGCGACCGTACGCCGAGGCCGGTGTGCGGGGACTGCGGCTCGTCCGGGCGGCCCGCGCCACCCAGCGGCTGCTCGGTCTCGAGGAGCGCGAGGACATCCGGATGGAACTGCGGCCCGGCGAGCTCAAGCAGGCGATGTCCACCGCACCCGCGCTCACGGACTTCCACTCCTGGATACGTGTGGACATGCACGACTACCGGCTCAGACCCGGCGGGCTGCGGCTGCGGCGTACGGAGCGGCTGCTGACCCGCCTCGACCACCGGCTGGCCGCGCATCTCGCCGGCACCCGGCGGCTGTACGCCACCGAGTGGGCGCTGCCGCGGCCCGGACCGGTGCAGCCGCTGTTCCGGGTTCCGCTGCTGGTCGAGGACCGCGACGCGGCCATCGCCGCACTCGCACGCCACCGGATCACGGTCGGCTATCTCTACGACCCGCCGCTCGACACGTACGCCGGCGAGGTCTTCACCGACCCGTCGCCCGCACCGGCCCGGGCCGCCTGGTTCGCCCGGCACGCCCTCCCCATCGATCCGCTCCGCGCGGACCAGGTGATATCCGTCCTCACGGAACTGCGCGCGCGGCCCGCCCGGCCGCCCGGAGAAGCCGAAGCCGCACCACCGTCCACGCAGGGCGAGCACGGTGTCTGA
- a CDS encoding glycosyltransferase, which yields MPSTPNKPHRLAEIQVAELDLDGPDGAVLRFGPAPGGGPPVRAGDVYALVRLRGRPVATVVCAVPPGRDPADAVAAAARAKLAHDALPAYGGAHDALPPYGGAHDLLPPYGGAHDVLPAYGGAHDALPAYGGAHDVLPAYGGAHDVLPPYGGAHDVLPPYGGAHEETTHRAATTNAPGPPRPQDPAHATGPPWPQDPAHAPGPRSPHDRVQDRATIVVATRERADQLARALDSLLAQDHPDFEIVVVDNAPVTSATHDLVEHKYGERVRYVREPVPGLAVAHNRGIAAADGAVIAFTDDDVVADPHWLTALTAPFARDPGLGCATGLILPARLRTPAQILLESHGGFAKGFAPRQYDPAHPPAGEPLFPFTAGSFGSGANMAFRATVLREIGGFDPATGTGTPARGGDDLYAFVSVLAAGHRLRYTPDALVWHHHRESWQDLKNQAYGYGAGLTAYLTAVLVRRPALLPALLRKLPRGLAHARSITAHREAGGASVPGEHGAQDYPWPRHLSRLERRGMLAGPIGYAKARRRVRGVPLPWGSRPQRDEE from the coding sequence ATGCCGAGCACACCGAACAAACCACACAGACTGGCCGAGATCCAGGTCGCCGAGCTGGACCTGGACGGTCCCGACGGCGCCGTCCTGCGGTTCGGACCGGCGCCCGGCGGCGGTCCCCCCGTACGGGCCGGTGATGTCTACGCCCTCGTCCGGCTCCGCGGCCGCCCCGTCGCCACCGTCGTCTGCGCCGTCCCACCCGGCAGGGACCCGGCCGACGCCGTAGCCGCAGCCGCCCGCGCCAAGCTCGCCCACGATGCGCTTCCCGCATACGGCGGCGCCCACGATGCGCTTCCGCCATACGGCGGTGCGCACGATCTGCTTCCGCCATACGGCGGTGCGCACGATGTGCTTCCGGCATACGGCGGTGCGCACGATGCGCTTCCGGCATACGGCGGTGCGCACGATGTGCTTCCGGCATACGGCGGTGCGCACGATGTGCTTCCGCCATACGGCGGTGCGCACGATGTGCTTCCGCCATACGGCGGTGCCCACGAGGAAACCACCCACCGGGCAGCAACCACCAACGCCCCCGGCCCACCTCGGCCACAAGACCCCGCACACGCCACCGGCCCACCTTGGCCACAAGACCCCGCACACGCCCCCGGCCCACGGTCACCACATGACCGGGTACAGGACCGGGCGACCATCGTCGTCGCAACCCGCGAGCGCGCCGATCAGCTCGCCCGCGCGCTCGACTCGCTGCTCGCCCAGGACCACCCGGACTTCGAGATCGTCGTCGTCGACAACGCGCCCGTCACCAGCGCCACCCACGACCTCGTCGAGCACAAATACGGTGAGCGCGTCCGGTACGTCCGCGAGCCCGTACCCGGGCTCGCCGTCGCCCACAACCGCGGGATCGCCGCCGCCGACGGCGCGGTCATCGCCTTCACCGACGACGACGTCGTCGCCGATCCGCACTGGCTCACCGCGCTGACCGCGCCCTTCGCCCGCGATCCGGGCCTGGGCTGTGCGACCGGCCTGATCCTGCCCGCCCGGCTGCGCACGCCCGCGCAGATCCTCCTCGAGAGCCACGGCGGCTTCGCCAAGGGCTTCGCGCCGCGCCAGTACGACCCGGCGCACCCGCCCGCCGGCGAACCGCTCTTCCCGTTCACCGCCGGCAGTTTCGGCTCCGGCGCCAATATGGCCTTCCGGGCCACGGTGCTGCGCGAGATCGGCGGCTTCGATCCCGCCACCGGCACCGGCACTCCGGCCAGGGGCGGCGACGACCTGTACGCGTTCGTCAGCGTCCTCGCCGCCGGGCACCGGCTGCGCTACACGCCCGACGCGCTGGTCTGGCACCACCACCGCGAGAGCTGGCAGGACCTGAAGAACCAGGCGTACGGCTACGGCGCAGGCCTCACCGCGTATCTCACCGCCGTCCTGGTCCGCCGGCCCGCGCTGCTGCCCGCACTGCTCAGAAAGCTGCCGCGCGGACTCGCGCACGCCCGCTCCATCACCGCGCACCGCGAGGCCGGCGGCGCCTCGGTGCCCGGGGAGCACGGGGCGCAGGACTATCCGTGGCCGCGCCATCTCTCCCGGCTCGAGCGGCGCGGGATGCTGGCCGGGCCGATCGGGTATGCCAAGGCGCGCCGACGCGTGCGCGGCGTACCGCTCCCGTGGGGCAGCCGGCCGCAGCGGGACGAAGAGTGA
- a CDS encoding cytochrome P450 family protein: MDPAGGCPHADNARLLAEGAVAPVVLPGEVAGMAVLGHDALKEFLAHPDVAKGAAHFTALREGEIPDGWPLKTFATVQGMTTADDADHRRLRSLVSKAFTARRVEELRPRIETVTAQFLDDLDEAAAAGEGVADLRRHFALPLPMGVICELLGVDAEHHDRLHHLSNQVVSTSIGPEEAMAANREMVAVLGAVAVSRTEKPGDDLTSALIAAREEDGDRLSRHELIGTLLLMIIAGHETTLNLITNAVRALCAHRDQLELVRSGEAAWSDVVEETLRWDSPVSYFPFRYPTRDLTVDGTVIPKGTPVLAGYSAAGRDKSAHGPDADRFDITRTGGARHLSLGHGPHYCLGSPLARMEATIALERLFTRFPELDLAVPEAELPRHTSFVGNSVHTLPVRPRA; this comes from the coding sequence ATGGACCCGGCCGGCGGCTGCCCGCACGCGGACAATGCCCGGCTGCTCGCCGAGGGCGCGGTCGCGCCGGTCGTGCTCCCCGGCGAGGTGGCGGGCATGGCGGTGCTCGGCCATGACGCGCTCAAGGAGTTCCTCGCCCATCCCGACGTGGCGAAGGGGGCGGCGCATTTCACCGCGCTGCGCGAGGGGGAGATACCCGACGGCTGGCCACTGAAGACCTTCGCGACGGTGCAGGGCATGACCACCGCCGACGACGCGGACCACCGGCGGCTGCGCTCTCTGGTGAGCAAGGCGTTCACGGCCCGCCGGGTGGAGGAGCTGCGGCCGCGGATCGAGACGGTGACGGCGCAGTTCCTTGACGACCTGGACGAGGCGGCCGCCGCGGGCGAGGGCGTCGCCGATCTGCGCAGACACTTCGCGCTGCCGCTGCCGATGGGCGTGATCTGCGAACTCCTCGGCGTGGACGCCGAGCACCACGACCGGCTGCACCATCTGTCGAACCAGGTGGTGAGCACCTCCATCGGCCCGGAGGAGGCGATGGCCGCGAACCGCGAGATGGTGGCGGTGCTCGGGGCGGTCGCCGTGTCCCGTACGGAGAAACCGGGCGACGATCTGACCAGCGCGCTGATCGCGGCCCGCGAGGAGGACGGCGACAGGCTCAGCCGGCACGAACTGATCGGCACACTGCTGCTGATGATCATCGCCGGGCACGAGACAACACTGAACCTGATCACCAACGCGGTGCGTGCGCTGTGCGCCCACCGGGACCAGCTGGAGCTTGTGCGGTCCGGAGAGGCGGCCTGGTCGGACGTGGTCGAGGAGACGCTGCGCTGGGACAGCCCGGTCAGCTACTTCCCGTTCCGCTATCCGACCCGGGATCTGACGGTCGACGGAACGGTGATCCCCAAGGGCACGCCGGTGCTTGCCGGTTACTCGGCGGCCGGCCGCGACAAGTCGGCGCACGGCCCGGACGCGGACCGCTTCGACATCACCAGGACCGGCGGCGCCCGGCATCTGTCACTGGGCCACGGCCCGCACTACTGCCTGGGTTCGCCGCTGGCGCGGATGGAGGCGACGATCGCGCTGGAGCGGCTGTTCACCCGCTTCCCGGAGCTGGATCTGGCCGTCCCGGAGGCGGAGTTGCCGCGGCACACGAGCTTCGTGGGCAACAGCGTGCACACGTTGCCGGTACGGCCCCGGGCCTGA